The Desulfitobacterium chlororespirans DSM 11544 genome window below encodes:
- a CDS encoding molybdopterin-dependent oxidoreductase translates to MTKFFDKINEMTISRRNFIKASTAAAASLSLVGCGNTLTTTNAGQAANEEGTWITAACWHNCGGRCLNKALVVDGVVVRQKTDDTHPDSPDYPQQRGCARGRSQRQQIFGADRLRYPMKRKNWNPGDGGKRELRGKDEWVRISWEEALDHVAAELKRVKETYGNKAILAKATGPALNAYGGAMTYWGCTSDGAWPKPQQFMNGGRAKGSNDRLDLRNSKLIVLWGANPVWSSGGNPAYNFKQAKEAGAKFIIVDPLYNDTAQLLADQWIPVRPGTDTALLLGMAHYMITNNLHDQEFLDKYCVGFDAEHMPEGADPKENFKDYVLGTYDGTPKTPEWASEHCGTDPDLIRSFAHEVAVTKPMTFTSSSAAARTSVGEQFCQAFLTVGWMTGNVGKPGASVCSNNRHNTQSYGGPALVKAGTAGGKSPANPIYKEPTFPGPDPFKTDWHGIVIDEAWDAVINGEYTAGVRGKQPCDIRMIWNIGSGNVLNQNTDIMKGIEAFRKVEFVVTSAHFLTATAQYADIVLPATTEWERLGGFLTGNPEMIIFYSQITQPMFEAKDDDWMYAEIGKRLGLDPADFDPLSPEQKLFNMVAGCTVMKEDGSGYEKLVTITAEDIAALGVKGTPQEGRISYQEFKEQGVYQVPRSPGDQYTYIDYKDFIEDPDKNPLGTESGKFQIHSQGLADTINAYGWNTLAPIPKYQYVTEGYEETFSDFEKKEKSGYPLQLTTIHYARRSHSTLDNISWLREAFQNRLYIHPADAAARGIAKNDIVKISSRHGQVIRPVYITERIMPGTLTLGQGAWAEVDDATGICKAGATNVLNGGLPTGQGVQAYNTCNVQVEKYDSKLQTDYLWPKRIVAAQGGNK, encoded by the coding sequence ATGACAAAGTTCTTTGATAAGATCAATGAAATGACAATCAGCCGCAGAAACTTTATTAAAGCCAGTACCGCTGCTGCTGCCAGCTTATCTTTGGTGGGCTGTGGAAATACTCTGACCACGACCAATGCGGGTCAGGCAGCCAATGAAGAAGGAACATGGATTACGGCGGCTTGCTGGCATAACTGCGGCGGACGCTGCCTGAACAAGGCCCTGGTAGTGGACGGCGTCGTTGTCCGTCAAAAAACCGATGACACCCATCCGGACAGCCCCGATTATCCGCAACAAAGGGGCTGCGCCAGAGGGAGATCTCAGCGCCAGCAGATTTTTGGTGCCGATCGCTTAAGATACCCCATGAAACGCAAGAATTGGAACCCAGGGGACGGCGGCAAGAGAGAGCTCCGGGGTAAAGATGAGTGGGTAAGAATTTCCTGGGAAGAAGCCCTGGATCATGTCGCTGCCGAATTAAAGCGTGTCAAAGAAACCTATGGCAATAAAGCCATTCTGGCGAAAGCCACAGGTCCGGCTCTAAATGCTTATGGCGGGGCTATGACCTACTGGGGATGTACTTCGGATGGCGCTTGGCCAAAACCCCAGCAATTTATGAACGGCGGCCGTGCCAAAGGCTCTAATGACCGCTTGGATCTGAGAAACTCCAAACTCATTGTCTTGTGGGGAGCTAATCCCGTATGGAGCAGTGGCGGCAACCCTGCCTATAACTTTAAACAGGCCAAAGAAGCAGGGGCCAAATTCATTATTGTCGATCCACTCTATAACGACACAGCCCAACTCCTTGCCGATCAATGGATTCCGGTAAGACCTGGAACGGATACGGCCTTATTGTTGGGAATGGCCCATTATATGATCACCAATAACCTCCATGATCAGGAATTCCTTGATAAATACTGTGTGGGCTTTGATGCCGAGCATATGCCGGAAGGTGCCGATCCGAAAGAGAACTTTAAGGATTATGTTCTGGGAACCTATGATGGCACACCTAAAACTCCGGAATGGGCTTCCGAGCATTGCGGAACCGATCCGGATCTGATTCGCTCTTTCGCTCATGAAGTAGCTGTTACGAAACCCATGACCTTCACCAGTTCCTCGGCAGCGGCCAGAACCTCCGTAGGGGAACAATTCTGCCAGGCCTTCCTGACCGTGGGCTGGATGACCGGAAATGTGGGAAAACCAGGGGCCAGTGTCTGCTCCAATAACCGTCATAATACCCAAAGCTATGGCGGACCGGCTCTTGTCAAAGCAGGAACTGCCGGTGGCAAATCTCCGGCTAACCCTATCTACAAGGAACCGACCTTCCCCGGACCGGATCCCTTTAAAACTGACTGGCATGGCATCGTTATCGACGAAGCCTGGGACGCTGTAATCAATGGGGAGTACACTGCAGGAGTAAGAGGCAAACAGCCTTGCGATATCCGCATGATTTGGAATATCGGTTCAGGCAATGTGCTCAATCAGAATACCGATATCATGAAAGGAATCGAAGCCTTCCGCAAAGTTGAATTTGTGGTAACATCAGCTCATTTCCTTACCGCCACGGCCCAATATGCAGATATCGTGCTTCCGGCTACCACCGAGTGGGAAAGACTGGGCGGTTTCTTAACGGGTAACCCGGAAATGATCATTTTCTACAGCCAAATCACCCAACCCATGTTTGAGGCTAAGGATGATGATTGGATGTATGCCGAGATCGGCAAGCGGCTGGGCTTGGATCCTGCTGATTTTGATCCCCTTTCCCCTGAGCAGAAGCTGTTCAATATGGTGGCCGGCTGCACTGTGATGAAGGAAGACGGATCAGGCTATGAGAAGCTGGTGACCATTACCGCTGAGGATATCGCCGCCCTGGGAGTGAAAGGAACTCCCCAGGAAGGCCGGATCAGCTATCAAGAATTTAAGGAACAAGGTGTCTATCAGGTGCCCCGTTCCCCTGGAGACCAATACACCTATATTGACTATAAAGACTTCATTGAGGATCCTGATAAGAACCCGCTGGGCACCGAAAGCGGCAAATTCCAAATCCACAGCCAAGGTTTAGCCGATACGATCAATGCTTATGGTTGGAACACCTTAGCTCCTATTCCTAAGTATCAATATGTTACTGAAGGTTATGAAGAGACCTTCTCTGACTTTGAGAAGAAAGAGAAGAGCGGCTATCCGCTTCAGCTCACCACAATCCACTATGCACGCCGCAGCCATTCAACCTTGGATAATATCTCCTGGCTCAGAGAGGCGTTCCAAAACAGACTCTATATTCATCCTGCCGATGCTGCCGCCAGGGGAATCGCTAAAAATGATATCGTGAAAATCAGCAGCCGCCATGGCCAAGTGATCCGTCCTGTGTATATCACGGAGAGAATCATGCCGGGAACCCTTACTTTAGGTCAGGGTGCTTGGGCGGAAGTGGACGACGCAACCGGTATCTGTAAGGCAGGCGCCACCAATGTACTGAATGGAGGACTTCCCACCGGACAAGGGGTGCAGGCATACAACACCTGTAACGTTCAAGTAGAGAAGTATGACAGCAAACTGCAAACCGACTATTTATGGCCAAAACGGATTGTTGCTGCACAAGGGGGGAATAAATAA
- a CDS encoding dimethyl sulfoxide reductase anchor subunit family protein, whose product MYSGEWSLILFSILTQCAVGIWVVAVGLRTFLAGKTEPEIVAKLTRRPLLVVGPLMCIALVISIFHLGSPAQAYASVANLLTSWLSREIVFSGLFLFFWVISIVFYRREAPGMALGWLTSALGLIAVFSMSSIYYTTPIPAWASANTYISFFATMLILGAVVCALFMKTVRDFPNYQEVRGLLWKLSLLTLGVLLVQLAFFLFNSESYSLLPLLYCTFLFVGGINFVVYSFQSFKNPGKSLRPVFYLSLILLFSAQIIGRYLFYAGAIPIMG is encoded by the coding sequence ATGTATAGTGGTGAATGGTCTTTAATTCTTTTCAGTATTTTGACTCAATGTGCGGTAGGGATCTGGGTCGTTGCCGTAGGGCTGAGAACATTTCTGGCCGGAAAAACAGAACCTGAGATTGTAGCTAAACTAACCCGGCGCCCTCTTTTGGTGGTGGGCCCTCTCATGTGTATCGCCTTAGTGATCTCTATATTTCACCTTGGTTCACCTGCACAGGCTTATGCATCGGTAGCTAATTTGCTCACTTCATGGCTGAGCCGTGAGATTGTCTTCAGTGGGTTATTTTTATTCTTCTGGGTTATCTCGATCGTCTTCTACCGGCGGGAGGCGCCGGGCATGGCTTTAGGATGGCTCACTTCCGCCTTGGGGTTGATTGCCGTATTCAGTATGTCCAGTATCTATTACACGACGCCTATCCCTGCTTGGGCTTCTGCCAATACCTACATTAGTTTTTTCGCCACCATGCTTATTCTGGGAGCCGTCGTCTGTGCCTTATTTATGAAGACAGTCAGGGATTTTCCGAATTATCAGGAGGTAAGAGGTTTACTTTGGAAGCTGTCACTCCTTACCCTGGGAGTATTGCTGGTTCAGCTGGCTTTCTTTCTTTTCAACTCAGAGTCATACTCGTTGCTGCCCCTGCTTTACTGTACATTTTTGTTTGTGGGCGGAATCAACTTTGTGGTGTATAGCTTTCAAAGCTTTAAAAACCCAGGCAAAAGCTTGCGCCCAGTTTTTTATCTCAGTTTAATCCTGCTCTTCAGCGCCCAAATTATCGGACGTTACCTGTTTTACGCCG
- a CDS encoding dimethyl sulfoxide reductase anchor subunit family protein, with the protein MGGETALLIFSFCMQAAIGIMLFMTLSHQLYKGKVFKGAAATAAGLSIIGVLASLAHLGQPFHALNSLFNLGSSWLSREVLFSGMFMGVAVLYALVQWFKADASALSAGLRWLGSGIGLIAVFSMSKLYTTASVPVWQGINTFVDFYATAIAVGALLFLVVSMKELQGVDKKIFGYLVLAAVIIQAAVAIPYAINLGLGGPAAQASAAILGGMSLIITVKWILVLGGAVILLWPTLQKSAKPETQSSSLLYASLAALICGQFIGRYVFYAGMVASTIGLT; encoded by the coding sequence ATGGGAGGAGAAACAGCGTTATTGATTTTTTCCTTTTGCATGCAGGCCGCAATCGGGATCATGCTTTTCATGACTCTAAGTCATCAGCTGTATAAAGGAAAAGTCTTCAAAGGTGCAGCGGCAACAGCCGCCGGATTAAGTATCATTGGTGTTCTGGCTTCTTTGGCCCATCTGGGCCAACCGTTTCACGCCTTGAATTCCCTGTTCAATCTGGGCAGTTCATGGTTGAGCCGGGAAGTGCTTTTTAGCGGAATGTTCATGGGTGTTGCCGTCCTCTATGCCCTGGTCCAATGGTTTAAAGCGGATGCCTCCGCTTTAAGTGCCGGACTGCGGTGGCTGGGCAGCGGTATCGGTCTGATTGCCGTGTTTTCCATGAGCAAGCTCTATACCACCGCTTCCGTACCGGTCTGGCAGGGAATCAATACTTTTGTGGACTTCTACGCCACAGCCATTGCTGTGGGGGCCCTTTTGTTCCTCGTCGTAAGCATGAAAGAACTGCAAGGTGTCGATAAAAAGATCTTCGGTTATCTGGTTTTGGCTGCGGTGATTATTCAAGCCGCAGTGGCCATTCCTTATGCTATCAACTTAGGCCTGGGGGGACCGGCTGCTCAAGCCAGTGCGGCAATCCTCGGTGGTATGAGTTTGATCATTACAGTGAAATGGATTCTTGTTCTGGGCGGAGCCGTTATTCTGCTCTGGCCTACTCTGCAAAAATCCGCCAAGCCTGAGACCCAATCATCCAGCCTGCTTTACGCTTCCTTAGCCGCCCTGATCTGTGGACAATTTATTGGCCGCTATGTGTTTTATGCAGGGATGGTTGCCTCGACGATTGGGCTGACCTAA
- a CDS encoding DMSO/selenate family reductase complex B subunit: MSQYGFYFDMTACGGCKTCQIACNDRNDLKPGTLFRRVKGFEGGKFPTPWIYYLSITCNHCKEPKCVEGCPTQAMHKLENGIVAHDKSKCIGCRYCTWSCPYGVPQFIEETGQVSKCDMCQNLVEKGENPACVDACTMRAIKWGELDELRVKYGADAVSDLPVLPSSSKTTPSVLIKPKTVALNKEFIVKED, encoded by the coding sequence ATGTCACAATATGGATTCTACTTTGATATGACCGCTTGTGGCGGATGCAAAACCTGCCAAATCGCTTGTAACGATCGCAATGACCTGAAGCCCGGAACTTTGTTCAGAAGAGTTAAAGGCTTTGAAGGCGGGAAATTCCCCACGCCTTGGATCTACTACCTTTCCATCACCTGCAACCACTGCAAAGAACCTAAATGTGTGGAAGGCTGCCCAACTCAGGCTATGCATAAGCTGGAGAATGGGATTGTCGCCCACGATAAAAGCAAATGCATCGGCTGCCGTTACTGCACTTGGAGCTGTCCTTATGGGGTTCCTCAATTTATCGAAGAAACCGGCCAGGTCAGCAAATGCGATATGTGCCAAAACTTAGTGGAAAAAGGGGAGAACCCTGCCTGCGTTGATGCCTGCACCATGAGAGCTATCAAATGGGGAGAGCTTGACGAGCTGCGGGTTAAATATGGGGCAGATGCCGTAAGTGACTTGCCGGTGCTGCCCAGCTCTTCCAAAACAACCCCCTCCGTTCTGATCAAACCCAAAACTGTTGCACTCAATAAAGAATTTATAGTGAAGGAGGACTGA